Within Desulfolithobacter dissulfuricans, the genomic segment GTTGCTGAGGTCAAATTCCTCGCCGAGGCGGGCGAGACAGTCATAATACTGGCGGGCCAGATCCATGTTCACATTGAGCACCGTCTCGCTCAAGGCTTCTCCCCGTACCTGGAGACTCACCTCCACCCGGCCCCTGTCCTGGTGACGGGCCACCAGTTTCTTGACCCGTTCTTCCAGGCCGGCAAAGGGCCGGGGCAACTGGACCCGCTGGTCCAGATAGCGATGGTTGACGGTCCGGACCTCGGCGATCCAGGTCCGGTCGTCCGCAGTGGTCTCACCGCGTCCGAAACCGGTCATACTTCGTGGCCGCATAATCGTTCCTTTTTCTGTTTGATTAGTGAAACGTTCAATTTAGGTGAAAAAAAGTTGCTGTCTCGCTGCCCGGAGCCGGTCTGGCAGCAGCGCTACCCTTTCGGTGCAGAGCAGTCGGACAGGAACAGGTTCCGATGGAGATACCCGCCGGACACCTCTGGAGCGGGCAATAAAAAAAGGCCTCCCGGAAGGGCGGCCCGCTATCCCGGCGACAACCGGGTACAACAGCAGCATCGGCGGTCTACCCGGATTCCGTAACCATGGGCAGGGCAACCTCCATACCGTCAGGACCTGGAGCTCCGCCTAACCGGCTGCGGCCCGGTTCTGGCCGCTGTCCAGCTCGGCGATCCTGTCCGCCAGCCGTTCAGCCGCAAAAACCAGGGACTCAACATCGAGAAAGTCCAGGACATGGTGGTCGAAGAGTACCTTGACCTTGGCCTCGAAGCCATCTTCCGGCTCCTCGTCCCAGAACAGAAGGTAGTGGGGTACATGGGGCAGCACGAGAATAACCATGTTCACCGAACCGCTCTGTTCCCCCTCCCCGGGCTGGCCGCCAAGAAGGCTGCAGATCCGGGCCAGGTCACCCGGCCGGCCGGCGAACCGGTCTGCCAGGCGATTTTCGCAATACGTTGCCAGGGTCCGAACCTTGGAGATGGTGTTGGGCAGGCTTTCCAGGCCGATCCAGGTGTTGTCCGGCTTTCTGCCCCCACCGTAGGCAACATAGTTGTAGAGCAGAATCTGATCCCTGGGATCGACCAGCTCGTCGCCGTCCATCAGGACCCGGTCCACCCCCAGCTCCACCCGCCGGCCAAGGTAGTCAAAGACCAGGCTGTCGGGCCGGGTCGCATCCCAGGATGCTCCCAGTCTTTCGGCCAGGGTGGAAAAATCCAGATCCCGAACCTTGGACTTGAGATGGGTTACCAGGGCCATGTCGCGTTCGTCCTGTCCCTTCTCCACCCGTTCCAGTCCTCCCCGGTCCCCGGCCGCGGCCCTGAACTCCTCCGGCAGGGAGGACGGATCCAGATAGGGACAGGTCGTGGGATCCAGCCCGCCCATGGTGACCGCGACCGCAAAGGCCAGGCAGGCGGGATGGCCGCACTCACCACAGTTGGTGGCCGGGGTATACTTGAGAAATTCGTGCGGGGTCATACCGGGATGGCGGGTTATTTCTTCAGTTTCTTGTTCAGGGCCTGAATCGTATCCTTCGTCATATCGCTATCTTCCGAGTAGTAGAGCACTGCGTTCCTGGGCAGGACAATCGTATAGCCCTTCTGCCTGGCTACTTCCTCGACCACCTGTTCCAGCGTCTTGAGGATGGGACCGTATTTTTTCTCCCGCAGCCGTTTGAGTTCCATATTGGCGTCGTCCTGCTTGAGCTGGAGGTTACGCCGTTTTTTATTCAGTTCGATGACCTTTTCCTGTCTGATATCATCGCTCCAGACCGAGGATTTCTTTTCGATCTCCTTCTGCAGAGTCAGGAGTTCCTCCTCCTCCTGCCTGAACTGCTTCTGCAGCTCCTTGAGCTTCTCTTCCATGACACTCTGCGCTTCCTTGCCGGCATCGGAGGCCTGGAGTACCTTCTGGACGTTGACCACCCCGATCTTTGTCGCGGCCGCCTGAACCGCCTGCCCCGTCAACATGACCAGGGCCATGCCACATACCACTGCAATCGCAACACCGTAAATCTTAGCTTGAATCTTCATTTATGCTCCTATGGCAAAAAAAAACCGTTCACCGCCAATCAATACCGGCGGCCCAAATCGAGTAGGGTGAGGCAAGTTAATTACGCTTGCCTCATCCCTCTCACAGAACCGTACGTACGGGTCTCGTATACGGCTCCTGTTTATTTTCCTTCATATTGAAACAGAGATTCCAGTAGATACAGCACCAAGATCAAAGAGACCCAAGCCCCGGTGTAAATATCCGTTGGGCAGGGCATAATGGCTCAAAGGACTTGCCGCATTGGCCCAGGAGTTCATTTTGATCGCATCAAACTTCCCCCTGTATCCAAGCTGCCTCAGCCTGCGGTGAAGCCGATTGGGCTTCTTCCACAATTTCAGCTGGATGGCTCGCAGTCTTCTCCGAATCCATCTCATCAGCCTTGAAAATTCTCCTGTGCAGTTCGCTATCCGGAAGTAGTTGGCAAATCCCCTCAAGAGCGGATTGAGATCTGCAATCACTTTCTCAAGATTCACCGGGGAATTACGCCGGGTCATTGCCTTGACCTTTGCCTTGAAAGACTTAATCTTGCCTCGCTGGATTTGCGTATACTGAGAGCATACGGATACTCCCAGAAAGTTTACGCCCCGACTGCTGTGGCAGATATGGGTCTTTTCACGGTTGACAGTCAGCAGCAATTCTCCTTCAAGATAGTGCCGTGCCTGCTCAAGAGCATTCTCGGCCGCTTTCTTTGATTGGCACAGAATCAGGATATCGTCCGCATAGCGGACTATTCGGTGGCCACGATTCTTCATGAATTGATCAAAAGAATCGAGATACACATTGGCTATCAGAGGGCTGATCACGCCGCCCTGTGGACTGCCGATCTCGCTAGCCGTAAATCCCGAATCCGTCATTACACCGCTCTTCAGAAACTTCTCCAGGAGACCGAGGATACTCCCGTCCCTGATCCGGCGACGAAAGGCGCTGAGGATGAGATCATGGTCCAAGGTGTCAAAGCATTTGGACAGATCCATATCAACTACCCACTTTCGATCGTAGTCACGGATAAACATCGTCGCCTTGGATATCGCCTGATGACAACTGCGGCCTGGGCGATAGCCATAGCTCGACGGGTGGAAATCCCGATCGAATATCGGCAGGAGAATGTCGAGCAGTGCCTGCTGCACTACACGGTCACGGACTGCTGGAATACCGAGCAACCGAACTCCTCCGGTTGGCTTGGGTATCTCTACCCGGCGCACGGCCAGTGGCTGGTAACTCTTTTCCCACAGTTCCTTCAGGAGACAGTCGATGTTGGCTTCGGCTGATGCGGCAAAGTCCTTGATGGACTGGCCGTCTATTCCGGCAGCTCCCTTCGCAGACCTCACCTTCCCAAACGCCTTGTGCAGAGCGTCCCTGCTCAGCATCCGGTCATACAGACTGTACCAAACGTCAACCATGCTCCTGTCCTGCGTCCCCATCCCTCCACTTCTGCCTGGAATCCCCGGGTCTTCACCCAAATGAGAGCGCCTTCTATCCCAATGGGCAATGTACGCTCAACTGTTCAGGTTACTCCGATGAACGGCCAAAATCAGCAGACGGCCTCTCACAGCATACCGCCGAAAATGTGCCCCGCCCCGTCGGGCAGCTTGTGTTCTGACTCCAGACCTCCATGATCTTCAGGGAACCTTCAAATAAACTTCATCCCTTCGCAACTGATACCGCTTTTGGCAAATACCAGCCCCTGTCAAACAACGCTGACAGGTCATCCCGGTTTTATCCTCCACGCTGTTACCAGGCTTCTCCGGCCGGGATTTCATCACTACTACGGAATCATCTGCCACCTCCCACCGCTTCGGTAGGCCTTGGATCTCTCCTTGAACCTTCCTTAACTCTCGTACTGCAAGTACGCTAGGAGGCTTCCCCGGTTAAGGCGAACTCCCGGTGAGCAATCCCATCCTCAATCACGCCAAAGGTCTGACCAGGTATCGGGCTTCACGCTATTGTGCACGCTTACCCACCTATGACGCCGAATCAGGTTCACTTACGCTATGTACCGCTCACTTCCTATCGCTTCCTTCAGACCCTGCCGTTGCCAGCAACGCCCTTGCGATTCGGATTGTCTTCCCCCTGGTCGGGGTGACGCCTGCGTTCCGCAGGCTGGGTTTGCCCGCCATGCCGGGCAAACACAAAACCGGGAAAGAGCAGGGCCCTTTCCCGTAAACTCATGGTTCTCGTACCAGCGCTACTACACCACCCGAAAGCACGCACATTCTTTCCCGGGTGATTTCAGCAAGGTGGTTACCCCGCGATCAGTCAGCATCCACCGGTCAGTCGACAATAACAAAGTCGTCCCGCCGGTTCTGGGCCCAGGACAGTTCGTCGTGACCGTAGAGGAGCAGTTTTTCCTCTCCCCAGCTGACTGTACTCATCCTGTCTGGAGAGACCCCGAGATTTTCCAGGTATTTCTTGGCGCTCTGAGCCCTTCTTTCCCCAAGGGCCAGGTTGTATTCCCTGGTTCCGCGCGGGTCACAGTTTCCTTCGATGCGGATCCTGATCTCGGGATTGGCCTTGAGAAAGTCGGCATTCTTTTCGATCCGCTCCACCTGGTCCCCACGAATGGCCGATGAGTCGAAATCAAAATAAATCGGCAGCATGGGGGCCGATGTCCGGGCCTCCAGGATGGTATCCTCTGGTGACACCTCGGTCTCCAGGGGTTCTGCCGGCCCCATGGCCTCACTATCCATGGTTGCGGTCACTTCAGAACCTTTCTGGTTTTTACTGCCGCATCCACCCAGGACAAAGGCTGTGGATACCAGCAGAAGTACTGTCAGGAAAAACGTTTTACCGGTGCGCATGACACGGTCCTCCGCCACTCTATTTTTATGCACAGAAATATTCCCGGGGGCCGGTCCGGCTCCATGGCTGAGTCCAGTACAGGCCCCGCCGCCCGAATCGGGGAGAAATTCCCCTGGCGGGAGCCGGGATGCGATCCTGAAGAGCTCCCCTCCAGGACCTGTTTCACTCCCCCATAATGAACTGTCACCGCCCTTTTTTGTCAAGGATAATTCCCGGCTGAAAAACCCATAATTTCAACATTTTTTTCCCGGACAATGAAATCGCTTGCAAATCCATATCAGCCCATCTAAATTTGATTGTTTCGTACACCTGGACATTTCAAAAAACTTCACACCCAAGCGGAAACCGTGACTCCAGAAAAAGCCATTACAATTCAGTCGGTCGAGGAACTGGTCTGCAAAAATCAGTTCGGTACCTTCTTCGGGGTACCCCAGGATGTGTTTGACCGGGTATGGAACAATCTCTGCGGGCCAGACGGTAACTCCGTGGTATATATCTCCATGGAAATCGGCGCCGATCCCGACACCTTCCATCCGGTGCTTGATTTTCTTCTGGAAAACGATTTCACCACCAGCGGCGACGACCAGACCAGGCATTTCATCAACAAATATCTCCACGGCCCGCGCAAGATTCCCAATTACAGCGGCGGACTCGGTGTCCTGGCCGGAGATACCCTGAAGAGCTTTGCCGACCTGCAGATACCGGTCCTGGCAGTGAGCCTGCTCTACCGGGAAGGCTATTTTTCCCAAATCGTCGATTTCAATGTCGGCCAGATCGACCAGGCGACCCACTGGTCTCCCGAACAAACCCCGACCCTGTTCCTCCTCCGGGACCCTGACGAGCCCGAAAAACCCCTGGAAATCCCGGTTCCCTTCTACAACGAGTATGACCAGCCGACCATGGCCCGGGCCCAGGTGTGGATGAAACTGGAGGCCGGGGAGGAGCTGGACTATTTCGTGCCCGAGTTCCTGCTTGATTACGCGGTGCCCTCTTCACCCCCCTGGGTCCAGGAAGCGGCCAAGCGGCTCTACAACGCCAAATCCACCATCATGAAGGCCAACCAGCGGCGGCTGCTGGGCTCGGGTATCCTGCCGCTCATGGAACGACTCGGCTTCACCGCCCGGACCCTGCACCTGAACGAGCAGCACGGGGTGGCCGTCACCCTGCACCTGATCCTGAGGGAGTTGGAACAACGTCTGGGGCCGGATTACCACCAGAAGATGAGCGACAGCGATATCCTGGCCGCCGCCGACCAGGTAGCCAAGCGGCTGGTCTACACCATTCACACCCCGGTCAAGGCCGGCCACGACCGGTTCTCCCGTGAACTCTACGCCGGGATCAGCCATTCCACCTGCCAGCGGATCCTCGACCTGCTGGCCCGGGATGAGCAGTCGCCAAACGAATACAACTTCACGGCCATGGCCATGCGGGTGAACCGGGCGGTCAACAGTGTCAGCCGGCTGCACCGCGATGTAACCCGTCGGCAGTTCCCCGACTTTGCCGACAAGATCACAGCCATCACCAACGGTGTCCACCACCTGACCTGGATTTCCGAGGAACGGGCCCGGGTCTTCGATGCCCAGCCAGGCCTGGAAGACTGGCGCGACGATCCCGGCTGTTTTGCCAAGGCCGCACTGGAAAATGATTCCGGATTCCGAAACAACCTCGCCCGGGCCTGGAAACGGGATAACCAGACCCTGGTGGACCATATCAACACCATGCTGGCCGAACACCGGATCCAGATGACCACCACCTGGATCGACCCGCCCAACTACCTTTCCTACCTGCATGAAGAAGGTGTCCTGCAGCCCGGGGTGTTCACCATCGGCTTTGCCCGCCGGTTTTCCACCTACAAGCGGGCCAACCTGATCTTTGATGACCTGTCCACCCTGGTGGATATTCTCATCAAGGGCCGGTACCGGATCAACTTCGTCTTTGCCGGCAAAGCCCACCCGCAAGATGAGCCGGGCAAGACCGTACTCAAGGTGATCCTCGACAACCAGAAGGATCTCTTTATCCGCAGCCAGGGTCTGGCCCGGCTGGTTTTCATTCCCGGCTATGATATGCACGTCGCCAAGATGATGGTCTCCGGGGTCCATGCCTGGCTCAACAACCCCAAACGGCCCCTGGAAGCCAGCGGCACCAGCGGTATGAAGGCGGCCATGAACGGCGTACCCAATATCTCGGTCATGGATGGCTGGTGGGTGGAGGGCTACCACGGGGGCGCCACGGGCTGGAAATTCGGCCATGAGGGGCCCATCGACGAACAGAGCCTGAGCGAGAGTCCCGATGCCCTGCTCTACCGCGAGGACTCCCTGGCCTTCTACCGGCTCCTGCCGGAAATACTCGACATGTTCTATAACCGTCCAGACGAGTACCTGGACCGGGCCATCCAGAACCTGAAAAGAAATGTGCCCATCTTCAATACCCACAGAATGGCCGCTGAATACGTGAAAAAATATAACCTCAGGCTCACCGACGAGACCGCAAATCGCATAGATCACTTCGCCAAGCTGTACCACAGTGATCCGGAAAACGGTTGAGCAGCCGACCAGACCACAGTACACTGTGGCCAGATAAGCCGGCAACAGTTACCCAGAAGGAGAATACATCATGGCAAAAGCCCATATAAGCCCCAATAACGCGGCCAACAAAACCATTGACGCCATTGATCGTAAACGGGAAAAGGAACGGCGTTTCATGCTGCGCAAGGCCCGGGACAACGCCCATGAACTGGCGACAGCCCTGGTCCAGCGGCTCATCGATGAGCACATCATCGAGACCAACTCGGACCGGTCCATCCGGGAATCCATGGAGAAACAGCTCCAGTCGCTGATGGACATGGATGAGTTTGACCTGCAGTTCAAGGTAGCGCCCATCCGGACCCTTACCCAGGACCCCAATTTCGTCACCCTCTGCATCACCCAGTACATCATCGAGGACCTGATCGATCATCCCCATATCCAGGATATCTTCGGCGATGATCTCGATGTTTACCGGGCCGTGGACTCCATCCTGTCAAGAATCCGCCCCCGCTGACCCGGTCAGCGGACCCGCCGGGTGCCAGGGGCACCCGTCCTGGGCCAGCTGACCTGAAACCGTTTACTGTTCCGTTATTTTTAACTCCCCATGCCCAGTCGCTCCCGGAACACGCCTCCCTCGCTTGTCTTTGCCAACAGCCGGGGTGAAATCCTCGATTACGACGGTCTGCAGATGGCCGGGGCCGCCGCAACCAGCTTTTACGCCCCGGAACCAGGCGACCTGATCCCGCTGCCCGAAGGGAGCGAACTCTTTGTCCTGCCGGGCCGAAGGCCGGTGGGCATCGAACCGGAGACCGGGGAGCCGGCCCTGCTCGACACCAATCCCTATGAACCCGGAGAGACGGTCCAGGCCGTGGCCGCCTTCATGGCCCCGGCCCACACGGCCATCTACACCGCGGCCTACCAGAGCACGGACAAGGCTCCGCTTTTGCCGCTCTTTGCCTACACCGCGGTGGGCTGGCGGGACGGACAGTTCTGGGTGGCGGCCTTTCGCAGCGACAGGGACCGAAGGCAGGACGCGGATCAGTTTGACCAGAAAACCATTAATCGCAAAACCAGAAAACTGCTCAGAACCCATCCGGACAACCGTCTTATCCAGCATCTCGGCAAATGCTGCCTGACCTATGGCTGCCCGGCGGCGCGCAACTATTTTCTCGGCCGCTGGGAAGCGCCCCTGCCCTGTTCACCGGTATGCAACGCCGCCTGCCTGGGCTGCATCTCCCTCCAGCCCTCGGGCTGCTGCCCGGCAACCCAGGATCGGATCAAGTTCACTCCCTCGCCGGCCGAGCTTGCTGAAATCGCGACTGCGCATCTGAACAAGGCACCCCGGCCCGTGGTCAGCTTCGGCCAGGGCTGTGAGGGGGAACCGCTGCTCCAGGCCGCCACCATGGAACAGGCCATTCGCAAAATCCGGGCCCGTACCGACCGGGGGACCATCAACCTCAACACCAACGCCAGCCTGCCGGACGCCGTGGCCAGGCTGGCCGAGGCCGGGCTCGATTCCATCCGCGTATCCATGAACTCGGCCCGGGAGGAATACCACAGCCGCTATTATCGCCCCAGAGGATTCGATTTCCAGGACGTCTGCTGCTCCATCACGGAAATGAAATCACGTGGCCGGCACGTGTCACTCAACTATTTCATCCTCCCCGGTTTCACCGACGATCCCGAGGAGTTCGAGGCCCTGTGCGAATTGATCGAAGAGCGGCGGCCTGATCTTATTCAGCTACGAAACCTCAACATGGATCCCGAGCATTACCTGCAAAGCATCGGCTTCACCCCCTCGGGGCCACCACTGGGCATCCGGCACTGGCGCGACGAACTGAGGCGCCGTTTTCCCTGGCTGCATCTGGGCTACTTCAATCCGCCGCTTCGCTGAGCAGTTCCGGACTGACCAGCCGCTCTCCCATCTCTTCCATACCCCGGGGATCGTTCTGCCGGAAAAACTGCTCGGCCCGGGAAATCGCCTCGGCAAAGGACGTGCTGGCCTGCACCGAGGTAGCCAACAGATGGCCGAAACTGTAGTTGAGGGCGAAATAATGGGTGAACTCCTTGAGCCGACCCAGGCGCCGCTCCGGCCGGAACCGTTCCAGGAGCGCGGTGGCGAAATGGCTGTACATGGCCGGCAGGGTCATGGCCGGTCGGGGAAGATCCAGGCCATATATCTCCCGGGCCAGCTCGGCAAACAGCCACGGCTTCTGCGGCGCAGCCCGGCCGATCATCAGTCCGTCGGCCCCGCTCAGCTCCAGGCAGGCCCGGGCGTCCTCCACCGAAAAGATACCGCCGTTGGCTATCACCGGGATGTCCAGCCACTCCTTGACCCGACCGATCCATTCCCAACGCGGTTTGCGACAGAACTGTTCGCCCCGGAGCCGCGCATGGACGGTCAGGTAATCTATCCCCTCCCCGGCAAGCATCAGGCAGAAATCCCGCAGTCCACGTTCATCCAGGGTCTCGCCAAGACGGATCTTGGCCGACAGCACCAGTTCGGTATGGCGTCGAACCTCGCGGACCAGAGCCCGCACCCTGTCGGGTGCAGCCATGAGCGAACTGCCGCCCCCTGCCTGCCTGACCCGCGGCGCCGGACAGCCGAGATTGATGTCCACCCCGTCGGCCCCGAAACGATGGAGGGCCTCCAGGGCCGGCCCGGCCTCCTCCGGCCTGGTGATGAACAGCTGGTAGCACAGCGGGTTTTCCTGCCCGGTGCGGACGAGCCAGGGAGAAACCGTGGGATTTTCCACCGGCAGCCGCCTTGCGGAAAGCATTTCCGTGTACAGCAGGCCAACCCCGCCACACTCACACAACAGGGTGCGAAGAGCACTGTGTGTCAACCCGGCCATGGGAGCAAGGAGAAGGGGAGGATCAAATTTCAGGTCACGTATTTCGAGCATAATTGTTGTCCTGGAAGGAAAAAAAAGGTTGAACCAGAATTCATATTCATTGACATTCTCTCAGACCTTCGTATAATGCACCACTGAGAATGATTATTCAAACTATCCTTTTGAAAGCTATATCCAACAAACCTCAGAATATACTCAAGAGCCAATGAATGCACCAGCAGGCATGATTCGCCTTACCACCCAGCGACAGATAATTCTGGAAGAACTCTCCAAAGTCACAAGCCATCCGACGGCGAGCGAACTCTACGACATGGTTCGCAAGCGGCTGCCGCGAATCGGCCTGGGCACGGTGTACCGTAACCTGGAACTGATGGCGGAAAACGGTATGATCCTCAAGCTGGAGGTCGGTGGCACCCAAAAACGATTTGACGCCACCACGGACCCGCATTATCATATACGGTGTTCCTCCTGTGGCAAGGTGGATGATATCGATGTGCCGGTTATCAAGGATCTGGTGGATGCGGCCTGCGCCTCGTCTTCCTACCAGATCCTCGGCCATCACGTGGAGTTCACCGGGATCTGTCCAGCCTGCCAGAAAGCCGGTAACGACTGAAAAAGATATAAAAGATATCTGCTGAAAACAGGTACCGCTTCACGCAGCTGCTGTCTTTTCCAGCATCACCAGGGTGGAGACAGAACAGGGTATGTGTATCTGTTTTTTCACGATAAATCTGAAAGGCTGTCCTTTTCTTGACTCAGGTCAAGGATGGGATGGCCTTTTTTTTGGTACATAATTCCTGTTTTTTTTCCTGGAAACGATGTAGTTTTATGAATCATTTCCATCCATTTAAAAAAGGAGGTATCCCATGAACAAAATGACCTATGCGTTACTGGGCGCGGCAGCAGGAGCGCTGCTGCTGTCCGGATCCGCACTGGCCGGTGACAGCTGTATCGACTGTCACACCAAAGTATCCCCCGGGATGGTTCAGGACTGGAAGGTCAGCATGCATGCTGACAACGATGTCACCTGTTCCACCTGCCACGGTGAGGATCACAAATCAGCTGCTGACTACAAGCTGGCCAAACTGCCGGACGAAAAAGTCTGTGCCGAGTGCCATCAGGAGCAGTACGACCAGTTTGCCAGGGGCAAGCACAACCACGGCTGGACCTCTCTCAACGCCATCCCGGCGACCCACATGGCTCCCGATGAGCTGATCGAGGGTGGCCGCGGCTGCGGCGGCTGCCACAACATGGGCATCAAGACCGAGGCCCAGAAGGAAGAACAGCGCAAAAAGGGCTACCGCTACCAGAACAACTCCTGCGACGAGTGCCACACCCGTCATTCCTTTTCCAAGAAAGAGGCCCAGAATCCCCGCGCCTGCCAGCAGTGCCACATGGGTTATGACCATCCCCAGTGGGAGATGTGGTCCAGTTCCAAGCATGGTGAGCGCTATTTTGCCAAGGAGGCCGGATTTCTGCCTGAAGGCGCCGCCGCCCCCACCTGCCAGACCTGCCACATGCCCGACGGTGACCATGAAAACCGCACTGCCTGGGGTTTCCTCGGCGTCCGTCTGCCTCTGCCCGATGATCCGCAGGCTGCCGCAGACCGGGTGACCATTCTCAAGGCCCTCGGTGTCCTGGATCCGGAAACCGGCAAACCGACTCCGATCCTCGATGCAGTCAAGGCCGTGGACATGGCCCGGCTCTCCCAGGAAGCCTGGCAGAAAGAGCGGGACAAGATGCTCAAAATCTGCGCCCAGTGCCATTCCGAGAGCTATGCCCGCGAGCAGCTGGAGATGGGTGACTCCATCATGACCAAGTCCGACCGGCTCATGGCCGAGGCCATCGAGACCGTGGCGGCCCTGTACAAGGACGGCATCATCAAGAAGCCGGCTGGCTATCCACATAACTACCCGTTCCTGCTGACCTTCATGCATACCAACGGTGCGGCCTGGGATCAGGACCTGGACAAGCTGTCCTACATCGACCAGGTACTGTGCCAGATGTACATGAAGCATCGCATGCGGGCCTACCAGGGCTTCTTCCACGTCAACCCGGATTACGCCTACTGGTACGGCTGGAACGAGCTGACAAAAGACCTGGGCGAGATCAAGGAACTGGCCAGAACCATGCGGGCAACCCATGGAAAATAACGGGCCGATCTCCTGATCAGACCGCTTAAACGTCAAAGGCGGCAGTCCCTCTGGGGCTGCCGCCTTTTTTGTTTGCTTATGGGGCGAATTTGATATCTCAGAGATTACACCGGCCGACAAGCGACCGGATGCACGGTCAGCTGAAAACCACCTGGCAGAACTTCCTTTTTCCCACCTTAAGCAGAACTTTCCCACGGGCAGGGATATTGGTATCCACCGACGTGACCTTGTCACCATCCACAGAAACCGCGTTCTGCTTGATCATCCGCCGTCCGTCTGAAGTGGATTTGACAAGTCCCGCTTCAAGCAGCAGCCTGGGCAGCCAGATCTCCTCCTCATCCACCTGCAGTCTGCATTCAGGAATCTCGTCTGGCAGCTCATGCTTCTTGAATACCTGATCAAAGTTCTTTTCCGCAGCAGCCGCCGCCTCGGGGTCATGAAAACGGGCGGTCAATTCACGTGCCAGCTGCATCTTGACGGCCTTTGGATGGATCCGGCCGGCCGCCATATCCTCTTTCAGGGCCTGAATCTCTTCGGTGGACAGGTCGGAGAGCAGCTCGTAATAGCGAAACATCAGCTCGTCGCTGATGGACATGATCTTGCCAAAGATATCATCCGGGCTGTCGGTGATGCCGATATAGTTGCCGAGCGACTTGCTCATCTTGTTGACCCCGTCGAGCCCTTCAAGCAGCGGCATGGTCAGCACCACCTGGGGCTCCTGGCCCCGGCTGCGCTGCAGGTCCCTGCCCATGAGCAGGTTGAAGAGCTGATCCGTACCACCCAACTCCACGTCCGCTTCAAGGGCCACGGAGTCATAACCCTGGATAAGGGGATAAAGAAATTCATGGATTGAAATGGGCCGGCCGCTTTCAAACCGTTTCTTGAAGTCATCCCGCTCCAGCATCCTGGCCACAGTGAGCTGCGAGGCCAGGCGGATCATGTCATAGGAAGAGAGCTCGCCGAGCCAGGTGGAGTTGAAGACCACCTTGGTCCGGGTGGGATCAAGGATCTTGAACACCTGTTCCTTGTACGTTTCGGCATTGCGTTCCACGTCTTCCCTGGTCAGCGGCGGCCTGGTGTCGGACTTGCCGGTGGGATCGCCGATCAGGCCGGTGAAATCACCGATCAGGAAATAAACCTGGTGGCCAAGCTGCTGAAAATGGCGCAGCTTCTGCAGGAGCACCGTATGGCCGAGATGCAGATCAGGCGCCGTGGGATCAAAACCGGCCTTGATCTTGAGCGGCTGACCTGTTTCCACGGACCGGGTCAGTTTCTTCACCAGGTCGTCCCTGGAGATCAGG encodes:
- the pal gene encoding peptidoglycan-associated lipoprotein Pal is translated as MRTGKTFFLTVLLLVSTAFVLGGCGSKNQKGSEVTATMDSEAMGPAEPLETEVSPEDTILEARTSAPMLPIYFDFDSSAIRGDQVERIEKNADFLKANPEIRIRIEGNCDPRGTREYNLALGERRAQSAKKYLENLGVSPDRMSTVSWGEEKLLLYGHDELSWAQNRRDDFVIVD
- the ltrA gene encoding group II intron reverse transcriptase/maturase — encoded protein: MVDVWYSLYDRMLSRDALHKAFGKVRSAKGAAGIDGQSIKDFAASAEANIDCLLKELWEKSYQPLAVRRVEIPKPTGGVRLLGIPAVRDRVVQQALLDILLPIFDRDFHPSSYGYRPGRSCHQAISKATMFIRDYDRKWVVDMDLSKCFDTLDHDLILSAFRRRIRDGSILGLLEKFLKSGVMTDSGFTASEIGSPQGGVISPLIANVYLDSFDQFMKNRGHRIVRYADDILILCQSKKAAENALEQARHYLEGELLLTVNREKTHICHSSRGVNFLGVSVCSQYTQIQRGKIKSFKAKVKAMTRRNSPVNLEKVIADLNPLLRGFANYFRIANCTGEFSRLMRWIRRRLRAIQLKLWKKPNRLHRRLRQLGYRGKFDAIKMNSWANAASPLSHYALPNGYLHRGLGLFDLGAVSTGISVSI
- a CDS encoding DUF3786 domain-containing protein translates to MTPHEFLKYTPATNCGECGHPACLAFAVAVTMGGLDPTTCPYLDPSSLPEEFRAAAGDRGGLERVEKGQDERDMALVTHLKSKVRDLDFSTLAERLGASWDATRPDSLVFDYLGRRVELGVDRVLMDGDELVDPRDQILLYNYVAYGGGRKPDNTWIGLESLPNTISKVRTLATYCENRLADRFAGRPGDLARICSLLGGQPGEGEQSGSVNMVILVLPHVPHYLLFWDEEPEDGFEAKVKVLFDHHVLDFLDVESLVFAAERLADRIAELDSGQNRAAAG
- a CDS encoding OmpH family outer membrane protein, which encodes MKIQAKIYGVAIAVVCGMALVMLTGQAVQAAATKIGVVNVQKVLQASDAGKEAQSVMEEKLKELQKQFRQEEEELLTLQKEIEKKSSVWSDDIRQEKVIELNKKRRNLQLKQDDANMELKRLREKKYGPILKTLEQVVEEVARQKGYTIVLPRNAVLYYSEDSDMTKDTIQALNKKLKK
- the glgP gene encoding alpha-glucan family phosphorylase, which produces MTPEKAITIQSVEELVCKNQFGTFFGVPQDVFDRVWNNLCGPDGNSVVYISMEIGADPDTFHPVLDFLLENDFTTSGDDQTRHFINKYLHGPRKIPNYSGGLGVLAGDTLKSFADLQIPVLAVSLLYREGYFSQIVDFNVGQIDQATHWSPEQTPTLFLLRDPDEPEKPLEIPVPFYNEYDQPTMARAQVWMKLEAGEELDYFVPEFLLDYAVPSSPPWVQEAAKRLYNAKSTIMKANQRRLLGSGILPLMERLGFTARTLHLNEQHGVAVTLHLILRELEQRLGPDYHQKMSDSDILAAADQVAKRLVYTIHTPVKAGHDRFSRELYAGISHSTCQRILDLLARDEQSPNEYNFTAMAMRVNRAVNSVSRLHRDVTRRQFPDFADKITAITNGVHHLTWISEERARVFDAQPGLEDWRDDPGCFAKAALENDSGFRNNLARAWKRDNQTLVDHINTMLAEHRIQMTTTWIDPPNYLSYLHEEGVLQPGVFTIGFARRFSTYKRANLIFDDLSTLVDILIKGRYRINFVFAGKAHPQDEPGKTVLKVILDNQKDLFIRSQGLARLVFIPGYDMHVAKMMVSGVHAWLNNPKRPLEASGTSGMKAAMNGVPNISVMDGWWVEGYHGGATGWKFGHEGPIDEQSLSESPDALLYREDSLAFYRLLPEILDMFYNRPDEYLDRAIQNLKRNVPIFNTHRMAAEYVKKYNLRLTDETANRIDHFAKLYHSDPENG